One region of Bactrocera neohumeralis isolate Rockhampton chromosome 5, APGP_CSIRO_Bneo_wtdbg2-racon-allhic-juicebox.fasta_v2, whole genome shotgun sequence genomic DNA includes:
- the LOC126759221 gene encoding uncharacterized protein LOC126759221, which translates to MLPNLLEHIFYFASLYVLVVVVQAVKYDFVVENEDVFTPCEDFPDKFIDKFFDISGLSFEREADLIKVTGDVKLIHEFDKAIPIQLDAQIYKRSRGEWVDTIYNIRRPDFCPTLYSENELWFIFTKVVPEQDRKCPPQPGLTISFDSLFGLSYDIYDRSAEGEYKLKVMIGQGKDIMCFEIESSVYKSD; encoded by the exons ATGCTACCCAACTTACTGGAGCACATATTTTACTTCGCATCACTCTACGTACTTGTGGTCGTTGTTCAG GCAGTTAAATATGACTTTGTCGTAGAAAACGAGGACGTGTTTACGCCATGCGAAGACTTTCCAGATAAATTCATAGATAAGTTCTTCGACATTTCTGGTTTATCCTTTGAGCGGGAAGCCGACCTTATAAAAGTCACCGGAGATGTCAAGCTGATCCATGAATTCGATAAAGCTATTCCTATTCAG CTTGATGCGCAGATATATAAGAGGTCGCGCGGAGAGTGGGTTGACACTATCTACAATATTCGCCGACCGGATTTTTGTCCGACGCTGTATAGTGAAAACGAGCTGTGGTTTATATTCACTAAAGTGGTGCCGGAGCAAGACCGCAAGTGTCCGCCGCAGCCTGGT CTCACAATATCGTTCGACTCGCTGTTCGGTTTGTCGTATGATATATATGATCGCAGTGCTGAGGGCGAGTATAAGTTAAAAGTCATGATAGGCCAAGGAAAAGACATCATGTGCTTCGAAATTGAGTCGAGTGTCTACAAAAGTGATTGA
- the LOC126759220 gene encoding ADP-ribosylation factor-like protein 13B — protein sequence MGASLFKLCNCCQRNRNTVGTLPERHIKLLLLGPMASGKTEVGHLLSRQHRQIYEPTNGVQYFRMELPERQVSITEVGGSTDMQKIWHHYFLTTMGIIYCFDMSATYNELRNSFDCFQRTLMHPHVRGKPFLLLATKADLADEGVQIYDIENTFQLEALAKYYLSSVHVCYIGKNLDLSSMWGGVAWLVKHIIDNMDSLQARLRADANMKIWQEQLNRLITEGRIKQGRYRQFQYHLKNTARRKLWYRSFAPFRTKRIRPHTAPATVNAASFSQLSKMEELATKSLEEGEKSDVPI from the exons ATGGGCGCATCATTGTTTAAGCTTTGCAATTGCTGCCAAAGAAACAG aaACACCGTCGGCACGCTTCCCGAAAGGCATATAAAGCTTCTGTTACTTGGACCCATGGCCAGCGGCAAGACTGAAGTCGGCCACCTATTGAGTCGTCAACACCGCCAAATTTATGAGCCCACAAATGGAGTGCAATATTTTAGGATGGAGCTTCCGGAGCGGCAAGTGTCCATCACCGAGGTGGGTGGAAGCACGGACATGCAAAAAATATGGCATCACTATTTTTTAACAACTATGGGAATCATATATTGCTTCGATATGTCGGCCACATACAATGAGTTGCGAAATTCCTTTGACTGTTTCCAGCGTACTCTAATGCATCCCCACGTACGAGGGAAACCCTTTTTACTACTAGCCACAAAAGCCGACCTGGCCGATGAGGGAGTACAAATTTATGATATTGAGAACACCTTTCAACTAGAGGCACTTGCAAAATATTACCTCAGCAGCGTTCACGTGTGCTACATAGGTAAAAACCTGGATTTAAGCAGTATGTGGGGCGGAGTGGCATGGCTGGTTAAACACATTATAGACAATATGGACTCACTGCAAGCACGCCTTAGAGCGGACGCGAATATGAAG ATTTGGCAGGAGCAACTCAATCGCTTGATAACCGAGGGACGAATCAAACAAGGTCGTTACCGCCAATTTCAGTATCATCTGAAAAACACAGCGCGCAGGAAG TTATGGTACCGTTCCTTCGCGCCTTTTCGAACTAAACGCATCCGACCACATACAGCTCCAGCGACAGTAAACGCGGCTTCGTTCAGCCAAttgtcaaaaatggaagaattagCAACGAAATCGCTCGAGGAAGGCGAAAAAAGTGATGTGCCAATCTAA